The following coding sequences are from one Paenibacillus sp. FSL R5-0912 window:
- a CDS encoding DNA-3-methyladenine glycosylase family protein, with translation MNDLLFELPLPEDFNLDACLEYMNRSPLECLFQTDDSGVTRMFKLEDGPVLIRLSVPEGNRLSVTRLHGAVPGVLEQEWLARYIVEWFDLDRDLTPFYRLAEADPLLRPLAIQHRGLRIIGIPDLFEALCWAILGQQVNLAFAYRLKQRLTEVYGESLEWGGRTYYRFPGPGVFSEVQIEELCALQLTRSKAQTILTVASLIASGELSREELLALPSPAAAEQRLLQIRGIGPWTSQYVRMRCLRDSSSYPVGDVGLQNVIKFLTGMDRKPTPAELLVLAQPWQGWEAYATFYLWRALY, from the coding sequence ATGAACGATTTGCTTTTTGAGCTGCCGCTGCCGGAGGATTTCAACCTGGACGCCTGTCTGGAGTACATGAACCGTTCGCCGCTGGAATGCCTGTTCCAGACGGATGACTCGGGAGTGACCCGGATGTTCAAGCTGGAGGACGGCCCGGTCCTAATCCGGTTAAGTGTGCCTGAAGGCAACAGGCTGAGCGTAACCCGGCTGCACGGCGCTGTCCCCGGCGTCCTGGAGCAGGAATGGCTGGCCCGTTATATTGTAGAGTGGTTCGATCTGGACCGTGATCTTACCCCGTTCTACCGGCTGGCGGAAGCAGATCCTCTGCTCCGGCCGCTGGCAATTCAGCACCGGGGGCTGCGGATTATCGGCATCCCGGATCTGTTCGAGGCATTATGCTGGGCGATTCTGGGCCAGCAGGTGAACCTGGCTTTTGCCTACAGGCTGAAGCAGCGGCTGACCGAAGTGTATGGAGAATCTCTGGAGTGGGGAGGCCGGACCTACTACCGGTTCCCCGGACCGGGGGTCTTCTCGGAGGTGCAGATCGAAGAACTGTGCGCCTTGCAGCTGACCCGCAGCAAAGCACAGACGATCCTCACGGTCGCCTCGCTGATCGCAAGCGGAGAGCTGAGCCGTGAAGAGCTGCTGGCGCTTCCGTCTCCGGCCGCCGCCGAGCAGCGGCTGCTGCAGATCCGCGGGATCGGCCCGTGGACCTCGCAGTATGTACGTATGCGCTGCCTGCGGGATAGCTCCTCATATCCCGTCGGCGATGTCGGCCTGCAGAACGTGATCAAGTTCCTCACCGGTATGGACCGCAAGCCTACGCCTGCGGAACTGCTCGTCCTGGCCCAGCCCTGGCAGGGCTGGGAGGCTTACGCCACATTTTATCTGTGGCGGGCATTATATTAG
- a CDS encoding VOC family protein has protein sequence MTLQINPFILVDGTASEAIAFYQEALGTTLLFKQTVGEGPQNPDFPMTEQEKARIAHSVLLVGDTKFFVADQEVGQPLSHGNGITICITVDTTEEAQQLYHSLKAGGTVDIELAPAYFSPAYGMVTDKFGVCFQIFTKRAQ, from the coding sequence ATGACCCTGCAAATCAACCCTTTTATTCTGGTGGACGGTACAGCAAGTGAGGCAATTGCCTTTTATCAGGAGGCGCTGGGTACTACGCTGCTCTTCAAGCAAACTGTGGGCGAAGGCCCGCAGAACCCTGACTTCCCGATGACCGAACAGGAAAAAGCGCGTATAGCTCATTCCGTCCTGCTGGTGGGTGACACCAAGTTTTTCGTTGCAGATCAGGAGGTTGGCCAGCCGCTGAGTCATGGCAATGGCATCACCATCTGTATCACGGTGGATACCACTGAAGAAGCGCAGCAGCTGTATCACTCGCTCAAGGCAGGCGGAACGGTTGATATCGAGCTGGCTCCGGCTTATTTCAGTCCGGCCTATGGCATGGTTACCGATAAGTTCGGCGTATGCTTCCAGATCTTCACGAAGCGGGCGCAATAA
- a CDS encoding helix-turn-helix transcriptional regulator produces the protein MSKAKRLLDLMMTVNRKRKFTVKELADEFNVSSRTILRDLQELGELGVPLYSEVGPHGGYQVLNERILPPIAFTEEEAVAIFFASHALRHYKYLPFKEESLAARHKFYNYMSGDVRDRIDEMKNRIDFLTPARQAEFPYLSLLLEAATGQKVLLIDYETKGQRKERWIQPVGIYAHNGLWYCPAYCFLRGDIRVFRCDRIQFAGYGESGPEALDLKHVHLGNKDDYSSQTQQGDKSIVRLFVELGNGGVQACEAEVWSSPLLHIRGDGTGWLEGDIPQSDLGFFARFVIGLCNEATVQEPPELVAEVKRTLAGMLAQYK, from the coding sequence ATGTCTAAAGCCAAAAGACTGCTGGATCTGATGATGACAGTCAACCGCAAGCGGAAATTCACCGTCAAAGAGCTGGCCGACGAATTCAATGTATCCTCCCGGACCATCCTCAGGGATTTGCAGGAGCTGGGGGAGTTAGGCGTTCCGCTTTATTCCGAAGTGGGACCGCATGGAGGCTATCAGGTGCTGAACGAAAGAATTCTGCCGCCGATCGCGTTCACGGAGGAGGAGGCGGTGGCGATTTTTTTCGCCAGCCATGCCCTGCGCCACTACAAGTATCTCCCCTTCAAGGAGGAATCATTAGCTGCCCGGCATAAATTCTATAACTATATGTCCGGCGATGTCCGTGACCGGATTGACGAGATGAAGAACCGGATTGATTTCCTCACCCCGGCGAGACAGGCGGAGTTCCCCTATCTGTCTCTGTTGCTGGAAGCGGCCACCGGTCAAAAGGTGCTGCTGATCGATTATGAAACGAAGGGGCAGCGTAAGGAGAGATGGATTCAGCCAGTGGGCATCTACGCCCATAATGGCTTGTGGTATTGCCCGGCCTATTGCTTCCTGCGCGGCGATATCCGTGTATTCCGCTGCGACCGGATTCAGTTTGCCGGATACGGCGAATCGGGGCCGGAAGCGCTTGATCTGAAGCATGTCCATTTGGGAAATAAGGATGATTACAGCAGTCAAACTCAGCAGGGTGATAAAAGCATTGTCCGGCTGTTCGTTGAACTGGGGAATGGAGGCGTACAAGCCTGCGAAGCCGAGGTATGGTCCTCACCCCTGCTGCATATCCGCGGGGATGGCACGGGCTGGCTGGAAGGGGATATCCCGCAGAGCGATCTGGGCTTCTTCGCGCGTTTCGTAATCGGCCTCTGCAATGAGGCCACAGTACAGGAGCCGCCGGAGCTGGTGGCGGAGGTGAAGCGGACGCTGGCGGGAATGCTGGCGCAATATAAGTAG